One genomic window of Arachis stenosperma cultivar V10309 chromosome 10, arast.V10309.gnm1.PFL2, whole genome shotgun sequence includes the following:
- the LOC130955344 gene encoding uncharacterized protein LOC130955344, which translates to MIQGLVKEPTVTLHITQAADIPSWMDPITEYLEKGKLLEDEKAAKVVRREAAKYVIVQGQLFKRGLNQSLLKCLHPDQTDYVLSEVHEGCCGYHIGRRALAQKLVRAGYYRPSMMADS; encoded by the coding sequence ATGATCCAAGGATTGGTAAAGGAACCGACGGTCACTTTGCACATAACCCAAGCAGCCGACATCCCCTCATGGATGGACCCAATTACCGAGTACTTGGAGAAGGGGAAGCTCCTTGAGGATGAGAAGGCTGCGAAGGTGGTAAGGAGGGAAGCGGCCAAATACGTGATAGTACAGGGTCAACTGTTCAAAAGAGGACTGAACCAATCCCTTCTAAAGTGCCTACACCCTGATCAAACGGACTACGTCTTGAGCGAGGTCCACGAGGGATGTTGCGGCTACCACATTGGAAGAAGGGCCCTAGCCCAGAAGCTAGTTAGGGCCGGTTACTATCGGCCCTCGATGATGGCGGACTCCTAA
- the LOC130955006 gene encoding protein kinase PINOID-like, with protein sequence MVDSGFGGGRDSGMSLETVNSAQRTSMSSDSICSTSFSRLSFDLLPTSPESLSIKPHRSSDFAYSAIRSATFRRKSGLTFRDFHLLRRIGAGDIGTVYLCRLRDSAAASDEFPSGEYDNSNSNGDDEPAGCFYAMKVVDKEAVAMKNKSQRAEMERKILKMLDHPFLPTLYAEFEASHFSCIVMEFCPGGDLHSLRYKQPQKRFPLSSARFYAAEVLVALEYLHMLGIIYRDLKPENVLVRSDGHIMLSDFDLSLCSDAIPAVESSDYSPDSENTFPLPYTNTRTYSATPLFSCLSNRVFRSRKVQTLNPKRLFVAEPVGARSCSFVGTHEYVSPEVASGNSHGNAVDWWSFGIFVYELVYGRTPFAGPSNDVTLRNIIKKPLAFPTATPCSTLEHHARDLISGLLHKDPTRRLGSRRGAADVKKHPFFSGINLALIRMLTPPEIPYLRRQKTMPSSLLSTTTKGHNTIMSNKQLQTTASFDCF encoded by the exons ATGGTAGATAGTGGTTTTGGTGGTGGTCGTGATTCTGGGATGAGCTTGGAGACTGTGAATTCTGCACAGAGAACGTCCATGAGCAGTGACAGCATCTGTAGCACCAGCTTCAGCCGTCTCTCCTTCGACCTCCTACCTACCTCACCGGAGAGCCTCTCCATCAAGCCACACCGCTCCTCTGACTTTGCATACTCCGCCATCCGCTCCGCCACCTTCCGCCGCAAGTCTGGTCTCACCTTCCGCGACTTTCACCTCCTCCGCCGTATAGGCGCTGGTGACATCGGCACCGTCTACCTCTGCCGCCTCCGTGACTCAGCCGCCGCCTCCGATGAGTTCCCCTCCGGTGAGTACGACAACTCCAACAGCAACGGCGACGATGAACCCGCCGGGTGCTTCTACGCGATGAAGGTGGTGGACAAAGAGGCGGTGGCGATGAAGAACAAGTCGCAGAGGGCCGAAATGGAGAGGAAGATTCTAAAGATGTTGGACCATCCGTTCCTTCCTACCCTATATGCGGAGTTTGAAGCGTCTCATTTTTCTTGCATTGTGATGGAGTTTTGTCCCGGCGGCGACCTCCACTCCCTCCGCTACAAGCAACCACAAAAACGGTTCCCTCTCTCCTCCGCAAG GTTTTACGCTGCGGAGGTACTGGTTGCTTTGGAATACCTGCACATGCTTGGAATCATCTACAGGGATCTAAAGCCCGAAAACGTGTTGGTCAGATCAGACGGTCACATCATGCTCTCCGATTTCGATCTCTCCCTTTGTTCCGATGCAATCCCAGCTGTTGAATCCTCTGACTATTCCCCTGACTCAGAAAATACATTCCCCCTACCATACACAAACACACGCACTTACTCAGCAACGCCACTATTCTCCTGTCTCTCTAACCGCGTCTTCCGATCCAGGAAAGTTCAGACGCTCAACCCCAAGCGCCTCTTCGTGGCAGAGCCCGTCGGAGCACGCTCCTGCTCCTTCGTCGGAACTCACGAGTACGTGTCGCCAGAGGTTGCCTCCGGGAACTCCCACGGAAATGCCGTTGACTGGTGGTCTTTCGGGATATTCGTATACGAGCTCGTGTATGGTCGCACGCCGTTTGCTGGTCCATCCAACGATGTGACACTGCGCAACATCATAAAGAAGCCGTTGGCGTTTCCCACAGCCACGCCCTGTAGCACGCTTGAGCACCACGCCCGGGACCTCATAAGTGGCTTGCTCCACAAGGACCCCACTCGAAGACTCGGGTCCAGGCGGGGCGCTGCTGACGTCAAAAAGCACCCCTTCTTCAGCGGGATCAACCTGGCGCTCATCAGGATGCTCACTCCGCCGGAGATTCCCTATCTCAGGAGGCAAAAAACGATGCCTTCTTCGTTGCTCTCTACTACTACTAAAGGTCACAACACCATAATGAGTAATAAGCAGCTGCAAACAACGGCGTCGTTTGATTGCTTTTGA
- the LOC130955346 gene encoding uncharacterized protein LOC130955346, which produces MARQAREGNSDSDGESDNEVLIEEEDIKKGKEACAKSLIGRVFADKKFSVGTIENAFRSIWSRPEGFRVSDRGGNNFQFFFDNDKDLMKIEKGSPWLFKDYVLHVRRWNNSDRREEREMQGFPVWAQFWGLPECYKTIEVGRKLAEKIGGVIEVGFYEMKGGESRIIKTRVEMDASKKLKDHVCVIGPNHQAVEIGVRYEKLGRFCTYCARLGHEPKGCELLDTDSVMKSVRQDKIGDWIKAYQMGRRINNEFNGYNVPGANLNDQGDKPKKKPIPSWLLNSLSGLSMKETVGAKLAPEVNSSHSKSDSLLETSEANLVDITSASTKEPQEGVQGLMAVEEVQNVDQSYSPRKE; this is translated from the exons ATGGCA AGGCAGGCCAGAGAAGGAAATTCAGATAGCGATGGAGAGAGCGACAATGAGGTACTAATCGAAGAAGAGGATATCAAGAAAGGAAAGGAAGCCTGCGCTAAAAGCCTCATAGGCCGTGTGTTTGCGGATAAAAAATTTTCTGTTGGAACTATAGAGAACGCCTTCAGATCCATATGGAGTAGACCAGAAGGATTCAGAGTCTCGGATAGAGGAGGCAACAATTTCCAATTTTTCTTTGACAATGACAAAGATTTGATGAAGATTGAAAAAGGTTCTCCGTGGCTCTTTAAAGATTATGTCCTCCATGTGAGGAGATGGAATAACTCTGATCGAagggaggagagggagatgcaAGGCTTTCCGGTATGGGCTCAATTTTGGGGATTGCCAGAATGCTATAAAACTATAGAAGTTGGAAGGAAACTGGCTGAGAAAATTGGTGGGGTTATAGAGGTTGGCTTCTACGAAATGAAGGGTGGAGAATCCAGGATAATCAAGACCAGGGTGGAAATGGATGCATCCAAAAAACTCAAAGATCACGTCTGTGTGATTGGCCCTAATCATCAGGCTGTTGAAATTGGTGTGCGGTATGAAAAGCTTGGGAGATTCTGCACTTATTGCGCAAGGTTAGGGCACGAGCCAAAGGGGTGTGAACTACTCGATACAGATTCAGTAATGAAATCAGTGCGGCAAGATAAAATTGGAGATTGGATAAAAGCTTACCAGATGGGTAGGAGGATTAACAACGAATTCAATGGTTATAATGTGCCTGGCGCTAACCTGAATGACCAAGGGGACAAACCTAAGAAAAAACCTATTCCTAGCTGGTTACTTAATAGCCTCTCAGGTCTCTCTATGAAAGAAACGGTAGGAGCAAAACTGGCCCCAGAGGTGAATAGTTCTCACTCAAAAAGCGACTCGTTGTTGGAGACTTCAGAAGCAAACTTGGTAGACATAACCTCAGCAAGTACCAAGGAACCACAAGAAGGAGTGCAAGGTCTTATGGCTGTAGAAGAGGTTCAAAATGTCGATCAATCTTATTCACCAAGAAAGGAGTGA